Proteins encoded by one window of Nicotiana tabacum cultivar K326 chromosome 10, ASM71507v2, whole genome shotgun sequence:
- the LOC142165433 gene encoding uncharacterized protein LOC142165433 produces the protein MYFDGAAHREGAGAGVVFVTSQGEVLPYSFTLTQHCTNNIAEYQALILGLEMAVDMRKLQLHIFGDSELVINQLLGSYEIKKPELRPYHDYALKLIGWLGNVTLQHVPRKENKKDDALATLASTLTLPGQIKITICQKWIVPPNENEDEESKLEHLVVVAEAMKVNWR, from the coding sequence atgtattttgatggtgCCGCACATCGTGAAGGAGCTGGTGCAGGTGTTGTGTTTGTCACTTCTCAAGGAGAAGTCTTGCCATATTCCTTCACCTTAACACAACATTGCACCAACAACATTGCAGAATATCAAGCACTCATACTTGGGCTTGAGATGGCCGTTGATATGAGAAAACTCCAATTACATATTTTTGGAGACTCTGAGTTAGTGATCAATCAATTGCTAGGTAGCTACGAGATCAAAAAGCCAGAATTACGTCCTTATCATGATTATGCGTTGAAATTGATTGGATGGCTTGGCAATGTAACTCTTCAGCATGTGCCAAGGAAGGAAAATAAGAAAGATGACGCCTTAGCTACTCTAGCTTCGACATTGACTCTGCCCGGCCAGATAAAAATCACTATCTGCCAAAAATGGATAGTACCGCCAAatgagaacgaggatgaagaaagcAAGCTCGAGCATTTGGTAGTCGTCGCTGAAGCTATGAAGGTTAATTGGCGATAA